From a single Candidatus Defluviilinea gracilis genomic region:
- a CDS encoding ABC transporter ATP-binding protein has translation MPELLLDVKGLETTFKTPDGIVHAVNGVSFGLKEGETLGVVGESGCGKSVTMLSVLGLIPSPPGKIKSGTAHFFGRDLLKMSASEIRQIRGAQIGMVFQDPMTSLNPVLTIGRQLEEPLVVHLGMTRAQAAIRAAELLAMVGIPNAKDRLSDYPHQFSGGMRQRVMIAMALACSPQVLIADEPTTALDVTIQAQITDLVKRLRSELGMAIVWITHDLGVVAGLAQRVIVMYGGFIIEESTVNDLYVNPTHPYTIGLLGSLPRVDASGHETLTSIEGSPPLLYEKPTRCPFAPRCKWAMERCWKENPTLETIAPDHRVACWVDVKTGRAR, from the coding sequence ATGCCTGAACTTTTACTGGATGTGAAAGGGCTGGAAACGACATTCAAAACTCCAGATGGGATTGTCCATGCGGTTAATGGCGTTTCGTTTGGTCTTAAAGAAGGGGAAACCCTAGGCGTTGTGGGGGAGAGTGGGTGTGGTAAAAGCGTTACCATGCTCTCGGTACTAGGTTTGATCCCATCCCCTCCGGGAAAAATCAAATCAGGCACGGCTCACTTTTTCGGCCGCGACCTCCTCAAAATGAGCGCCTCCGAAATTCGTCAGATCCGCGGCGCGCAGATCGGCATGGTCTTTCAAGACCCCATGACCTCCCTGAACCCGGTCTTGACGATCGGGCGGCAACTGGAGGAACCGCTGGTTGTGCATCTCGGCATGACTCGCGCGCAAGCCGCCATCCGCGCGGCGGAACTGCTCGCCATGGTGGGAATTCCAAACGCTAAAGATCGCTTATCCGACTACCCTCATCAATTTTCCGGCGGGATGCGCCAACGCGTCATGATCGCCATGGCGCTGGCCTGCTCACCCCAAGTGCTCATTGCCGACGAACCCACCACCGCGTTGGATGTGACCATTCAGGCGCAGATCACCGACCTCGTAAAACGACTGCGCAGTGAATTGGGCATGGCGATCGTTTGGATCACTCACGACCTGGGCGTGGTTGCCGGCCTGGCGCAGCGCGTCATCGTCATGTACGGCGGCTTCATCATCGAAGAATCAACGGTCAATGATTTGTACGTCAACCCCACGCACCCCTATACCATAGGCTTGCTTGGCAGTCTTCCGCGCGTCGATGCCAGCGGGCATGAAACCCTTACTTCGATCGAAGGCTCGCCTCCGCTCTTATATGAAAAGCCCACTCGCTGTCCCTTTGCGCCGCGATGCAAATGGGCAATGGAAC
- a CDS encoding aldo/keto reductase, whose amino-acid sequence MHYNNLGKTGMKVSRLCLGMMSYGSNQWRDWVLDEEQAKPFIKRALDAGINFFDTADVYSLGESERVTGNLLKHFGVKREHVIVATKVNNQMSKEVNDRGLSRKHIMDSIDKSLQRLQMDYVDLYQIHRWDDETPIEETMEALNDVVRAGKARYIGASSMYAWQFAKAQHTAERRGWSRFISMQNHYNLVYREEEREMIPQCVDQGVGLIPWSPLARGFLAGNRRKEDWGDTMRSKSDTFGHSMYFREEDFAIVERAGEVAKERGVTVPQIALAWLMNKPHISAPIIGATKMDHLEQAITAVDIQLTEDEVKRLEEPYKPHPVLGHS is encoded by the coding sequence ATGCACTACAACAACCTCGGCAAGACTGGAATGAAAGTTTCGCGCTTGTGCCTCGGCATGATGAGTTACGGCTCAAACCAATGGCGCGATTGGGTGCTCGATGAGGAGCAAGCCAAACCCTTCATCAAACGCGCGCTCGATGCGGGCATCAACTTCTTCGATACCGCGGATGTGTATTCGCTCGGCGAAAGCGAACGGGTGACTGGCAACCTGCTCAAGCATTTTGGCGTGAAGCGAGAGCATGTGATCGTGGCGACAAAAGTCAATAACCAGATGAGCAAGGAAGTGAACGACAGAGGACTCTCGCGCAAGCACATCATGGACTCGATTGACAAATCGCTTCAACGATTGCAAATGGATTACGTTGACTTGTACCAGATCCACCGCTGGGATGATGAGACTCCCATCGAAGAGACGATGGAAGCGTTGAACGATGTCGTCCGCGCGGGCAAGGCGCGATACATCGGCGCGTCTTCGATGTACGCGTGGCAATTTGCAAAGGCACAGCACACAGCCGAACGTCGCGGCTGGAGTCGTTTCATCTCGATGCAGAATCACTACAACCTTGTCTATCGCGAAGAGGAACGCGAGATGATTCCTCAATGCGTGGATCAGGGCGTGGGACTCATCCCGTGGAGTCCGCTGGCAAGAGGGTTTCTCGCGGGCAACCGCCGCAAAGAAGATTGGGGCGACACGATGCGCTCAAAGAGCGATACGTTCGGGCATTCCATGTACTTCCGCGAGGAAGATTTCGCCATCGTTGAACGGGCGGGCGAGGTAGCAAAAGAACGCGGCGTGACCGTGCCGCAGATCGCGCTCGCGTGGCTGATGAACAAACCGCATATCTCCGCTCCCATCATCGGCGCGACGAAGATGGATCACCTCGAGCAAGCCATCACCGCAGTTGACATCCAACTCACAGAGGATGAAGTGAAACGACTCGAAGAGCCGTACAAGCCGCATCCTGTGTTGGGGCATTCCTGA
- a CDS encoding ABC transporter ATP-binding protein — protein sequence MKLSVTNLGKQYRRDFWGLKDFSLEIKPGILGLLGPNGAGKSTFMRMLATITKPTDGKILWNDADIVKSPDTLRAVLGYLPQDFGVYPNLNAVEFLEYMAAIKGLDAQATKQRIDELLQIVNLVGAAKRPLGGYSGGMKQRVGIAQALLNDPQLLIVDEPTVGLDPEERVRFRNLLSDLSGERIVILSTHIVSDVEATATYIALVNKGHLVRESAPEDLLKELEGKVWEWTVTSDELVTLKQKHIVSGTIRRSDGVEVRVVSANQPEAGARSVNPNLEDAYLHFIGGRA from the coding sequence ATGAAATTATCCGTTACCAATCTCGGTAAACAATATCGCCGCGACTTTTGGGGACTCAAAGACTTTTCCCTTGAGATCAAACCCGGGATTCTAGGCTTGCTCGGACCGAACGGCGCGGGCAAGTCCACGTTTATGCGCATGCTGGCGACCATTACAAAACCCACGGATGGGAAAATTTTGTGGAACGATGCGGATATCGTCAAATCGCCCGACACTCTGCGGGCTGTGCTTGGATATTTGCCGCAGGATTTTGGTGTTTATCCCAACCTGAACGCAGTTGAATTTCTCGAATACATGGCGGCTATTAAAGGGCTGGATGCGCAAGCAACAAAACAACGGATTGATGAGTTGCTTCAAATTGTGAATCTCGTCGGAGCCGCCAAACGTCCGCTGGGCGGATATTCAGGCGGGATGAAACAACGCGTGGGCATCGCGCAAGCCCTGCTCAACGATCCGCAATTGCTTATTGTGGACGAACCCACTGTGGGACTCGACCCCGAAGAGAGAGTCCGGTTCAGGAATCTGTTATCAGACCTTTCGGGCGAACGAATCGTGATCTTATCCACGCACATTGTTTCGGATGTGGAAGCGACCGCCACATACATCGCGCTTGTGAACAAAGGGCATCTCGTGCGCGAGTCCGCGCCTGAGGATTTGCTCAAGGAACTCGAAGGCAAAGTCTGGGAGTGGACGGTTACCAGCGATGAACTCGTGACTCTCAAACAAAAGCACATCGTTAGCGGGACGATCAGAAGAAGCGACGGGGTGGAGGTGAGGGTCGTGAGCGCGAACCAGCCTGAGGCGGGGGCAAGAAGCGTGAATCCGAATCTCGAAGATGCGTATCTGCATTTCATCGGAGGTCGCGCATGA
- a CDS encoding UvrD-helicase domain-containing protein: MSFLDTLNPQQRAAVTAGNGPVLVVAGPGSGKTRVLTQRIAYLIAEEGVRPWQILAVTFTNKAAKEMQERVKKLLPDQATEGIMLGTFHSICARILRREAEHLPIESNFVIFDADDQERIVKNVIRELKINEKVYRPASVHASISRAKNELIGADDYPTLTYRDEVVKRVYAEYQKRLIASNAVDFDDILVYTARLLADNPSVRDKYAQRFRHVLVDEFQDTNLAQYALIKELASFNRNVFCVGDQDQSVYSWRGADWRNIERFNQDFPDSQTILLEQNYRSKQNILDVAMGVIDRARNRRKKKLFSDRGEGEKIFFYEAPDDYAEASFVVDSIAQLVASRQFEPGDCAVMYRTNAMSRLIEEAFLQARLPYRLVGAQRFYGRREVKDIIAFLRLIHNPADEASLDRIINVPPRGIGEKTLTTLHMVARQNEMQPGNVLIDLARGDQSAHWKSFTGRAALPLADFGGMLATWRIAAQTLNVPELFDRVVKDLNFKDYIDDQSEEGEDRWENVVELKRLADEYSTRTLDEFLENIALISDQDTIADGNVPTLLTLHAAKGLEFGAVFIVGLDDGILPHSRSFDDPESMEEERRLFYVGITRAKDKLYLIRSIQRGGRGLHEETFPSRYLDDVPADLLVGKTRTGRSIRGQVPETKWQTHQTQGRPASVTPAKYRAGTRIKHPSWGEGIVLDSKLQDDDEIVDVVFESVGIKRLSASLANLKII; this comes from the coding sequence ATGTCCTTCCTCGATACACTCAACCCTCAACAACGCGCCGCCGTCACAGCCGGGAACGGACCCGTTTTGGTCGTGGCAGGTCCGGGGTCCGGGAAGACGCGGGTGTTGACTCAACGCATCGCGTACCTCATCGCGGAGGAGGGCGTCCGCCCGTGGCAGATTCTCGCGGTCACATTCACCAACAAAGCCGCGAAGGAGATGCAGGAGCGCGTCAAGAAATTATTGCCCGACCAAGCCACCGAGGGAATCATGCTCGGCACGTTCCACTCGATCTGCGCGCGGATTCTGCGACGCGAGGCGGAACACCTCCCCATCGAATCGAACTTCGTGATCTTTGATGCGGACGATCAGGAACGCATCGTCAAGAATGTGATTCGTGAATTGAAGATCAATGAAAAAGTTTATCGCCCCGCAAGCGTGCATGCCTCGATCTCGCGCGCCAAGAACGAACTCATCGGCGCGGACGATTACCCCACGCTGACGTATCGCGACGAAGTGGTGAAGCGCGTGTACGCCGAATATCAAAAGCGACTCATCGCCAGCAACGCCGTGGATTTCGACGATATTTTGGTGTACACCGCGCGCTTACTTGCAGACAACCCGTCTGTGCGAGATAAATATGCCCAGCGGTTTCGCCACGTGCTGGTGGATGAATTTCAGGACACGAACCTTGCTCAATACGCCCTAATAAAAGAACTCGCTTCTTTTAATAGGAATGTGTTTTGCGTCGGGGACCAGGACCAGAGCGTGTATTCTTGGCGCGGGGCTGACTGGCGCAATATCGAACGCTTTAATCAGGATTTCCCTGATTCGCAGACCATCTTGCTTGAACAAAATTATCGTTCCAAGCAAAACATACTCGATGTGGCAATGGGTGTTATTGACCGCGCTCGCAACCGCCGCAAGAAAAAATTATTTAGCGATCGCGGCGAAGGCGAGAAAATATTTTTCTACGAAGCGCCCGACGATTACGCCGAAGCCTCGTTCGTTGTGGACAGCATCGCGCAACTCGTCGCCTCGCGGCAATTCGAGCCAGGCGACTGCGCGGTGATGTATCGCACCAACGCCATGTCGCGTTTAATTGAAGAAGCGTTTTTGCAAGCGCGGCTCCCCTATCGCCTCGTCGGCGCGCAGAGATTTTATGGACGGCGCGAAGTCAAAGACATCATCGCATTCCTGCGCCTCATCCACAACCCCGCCGACGAAGCCAGCCTCGACCGCATCATCAACGTCCCGCCGCGCGGCATCGGCGAGAAGACTCTCACTACGTTGCACATGGTCGCGCGGCAAAATGAAATGCAACCTGGCAACGTCCTCATTGACCTCGCGCGCGGCGATCAATCCGCGCATTGGAAATCGTTCACAGGTCGCGCCGCGCTTCCGCTTGCAGATTTCGGCGGAATGCTCGCCACGTGGCGCATCGCCGCGCAAACGCTCAACGTGCCAGAACTTTTTGACCGCGTCGTGAAAGACCTCAACTTCAAAGACTACATTGACGATCAATCGGAAGAGGGCGAAGACCGTTGGGAAAATGTCGTCGAACTCAAACGCCTCGCCGATGAATATTCCACGCGCACGCTCGACGAGTTCCTCGAAAACATCGCGCTCATCTCCGATCAAGACACCATCGCCGACGGCAACGTCCCCACGCTCCTCACCCTCCACGCCGCGAAAGGTCTCGAGTTCGGCGCGGTCTTCATCGTCGGTCTCGACGACGGCATCCTCCCGCACAGCCGTTCGTTCGACGATCCCGAATCAATGGAGGAAGAGCGCCGCCTCTTTTACGTCGGCATCACGCGCGCCAAAGATAAACTATATTTGATTCGATCCATTCAACGCGGCGGACGCGGCTTGCATGAGGAAACTTTCCCCTCGCGTTACCTGGATGATGTGCCTGCGGATTTACTCGTCGGCAAAACGCGCACGGGACGTTCCATCCGCGGACAAGTCCCCGAAACAAAATGGCAAACGCATCAGACGCAGGGGAGGCCTGCTTCAGTCACCCCAGCCAAATACCGCGCTGGGACGCGCATCAAACATCCCTCGTGGGGCGAAGGCATCGTGTTAGACAGCAAACTCCAAGACGACGACGAAATCGTGGATGTCGTGTTTGAGTCTGTTGGAATAAAAAGATTGTCGGCGAGTCTGGCGAATCTCAAGATCATTTGA
- a CDS encoding SAM-dependent methyltransferase yields MEVDYKKLVRERILARDGLIRATFSGGQKGSSLAWNKVIVRPVEIKGEIHLQFSYFDDKKDITKNHLADAASKVDELLALPFRNIFVESADGNVQVNISKRGKAVVSEPKSSKTHVETNLAHDRQKSRLLSADNAEPFLKAVGIMTSDGRIRADMQRKFKQINEFLRLVDETDSFRPGSTQAFQTLSSEPIHVVDFGCGNAYLTFAIYYYLNEILKFDARVTGVDVKADLIASHQQKAESLGWSRINFHVGEIEGYIPEHKPNVVLALHACDTATDDALAQGIRWGSKLIVCAPCCQHELQAQMSRVAMPEQLLPIFKDGIFFERMGDILTDTFRAAILRIMGYRTDVTQFVPIEHTAKNLMIRSVKTSPAGNAHWIEEYRNLKSFWQVTPYLEKLLGDEYKQFL; encoded by the coding sequence ATGGAAGTTGACTACAAAAAATTAGTCCGCGAACGCATCCTCGCCAGGGATGGATTGATCCGCGCCACTTTCAGCGGGGGGCAAAAGGGATCATCGCTCGCATGGAATAAAGTGATCGTGCGACCTGTGGAGATCAAGGGCGAAATTCATTTGCAATTCTCCTATTTCGACGACAAAAAGGACATCACGAAAAATCATCTCGCCGACGCCGCATCCAAAGTGGATGAGTTGCTCGCTCTCCCCTTCCGAAATATTTTTGTCGAAAGCGCGGATGGCAATGTGCAGGTCAACATCTCGAAGAGGGGAAAAGCGGTGGTGAGCGAACCCAAGTCATCAAAGACGCATGTTGAAACAAATCTCGCGCACGACCGCCAGAAAAGCAGACTCCTATCCGCTGACAATGCCGAACCATTTCTCAAAGCGGTTGGCATAATGACAAGTGACGGCAGAATCAGGGCGGATATGCAGCGCAAGTTCAAACAGATCAATGAATTTTTGCGCCTTGTGGATGAAACCGATTCGTTTCGACCAGGCTCAACGCAAGCCTTCCAGACTTTGAGCAGTGAGCCGATCCATGTTGTGGATTTTGGCTGTGGCAATGCCTATCTCACTTTTGCGATCTACTATTATTTAAATGAGATTCTCAAATTCGACGCGCGCGTCACGGGCGTGGATGTGAAAGCCGACTTGATCGCGAGTCACCAGCAGAAGGCGGAATCGCTTGGGTGGAGCCGAATCAACTTCCACGTCGGAGAGATCGAGGGCTACATCCCCGAACATAAGCCGAATGTTGTCCTCGCCCTCCACGCCTGCGACACCGCCACCGACGACGCGCTCGCGCAGGGAATCCGCTGGGGGAGCAAGTTGATCGTCTGCGCGCCGTGTTGCCAGCATGAATTACAGGCGCAAATGTCGCGCGTCGCTATGCCCGAGCAATTATTGCCCATCTTCAAAGATGGAATATTCTTCGAGCGTATGGGAGACATCCTCACCGACACCTTCCGCGCGGCGATCCTGCGTATCATGGGCTATCGCACCGACGTGACTCAATTCGTCCCCATCGAACACACCGCCAAGAATCTCATGATCCGCTCGGTGAAAACATCACCCGCAGGAAATGCGCATTGGATTGAAGAGTATCGGAATTTAAAATCGTTCTGGCAGGTCACGCCGTATCTTGAAAAACTGCTTGGGGATGAGTACAAACAATTCCTTTAA
- a CDS encoding nucleotidyltransferase, which yields MTESLKIFIPMAGWGTRMRPHTWSKPKPLVSVAGKTTLEHLMDMFKTLPDPNNVEYIFIVGPYLGELQIPAFVKENYPDIKAHYIVQSEMKGQSHALWLGREFMRGPMMVVFSDSIIETDFAFLNEEKSDGVAWVLPFPDPRRFGVAEVGADGWVKRFIEKPSTFDNNLVVIGCYWFKSAEALLAAIEEQMERNITLKGEFFLTDTISVMIEKGAKVRAHNGLSWLDAGTIEATLDTNKILLDKMGKQVNTYTGKQVKIIEPCAIDPSAEISNSTIGPHASIGANCKIENSTIAESIVEAGCEIKDAALSRSMVGRQAQVRGRGDGQVVQLNVGDNSYVVLS from the coding sequence ATGACCGAATCATTGAAAATCTTCATTCCTATGGCAGGCTGGGGAACGCGGATGCGTCCGCACACGTGGAGCAAGCCGAAACCGCTCGTGAGCGTGGCAGGCAAAACCACGCTTGAACATCTCATGGATATGTTCAAGACATTGCCCGACCCCAACAATGTGGAATACATCTTCATTGTTGGTCCGTATCTCGGCGAGTTGCAGATCCCCGCGTTCGTCAAAGAGAATTATCCCGACATCAAGGCGCATTACATTGTGCAGAGTGAAATGAAGGGACAATCGCACGCGCTCTGGCTGGGACGCGAGTTCATGCGCGGACCGATGATGGTGGTGTTCTCCGATTCGATCATCGAAACAGATTTCGCTTTTCTCAACGAGGAAAAATCGGACGGTGTGGCATGGGTACTGCCCTTCCCCGACCCGCGTCGCTTCGGTGTGGCGGAGGTGGGCGCGGATGGTTGGGTGAAGCGGTTTATTGAAAAACCATCCACGTTTGATAATAATCTCGTCGTGATCGGATGCTACTGGTTCAAAAGCGCGGAGGCGTTACTTGCCGCGATCGAAGAACAAATGGAACGGAACATCACCTTGAAGGGCGAGTTCTTTTTGACCGATACCATTTCTGTGATGATCGAAAAAGGCGCCAAAGTCCGCGCGCACAACGGACTCAGTTGGCTAGACGCGGGAACGATAGAAGCGACGCTGGATACGAATAAAATTTTGCTGGACAAGATGGGGAAACAAGTAAACACATACACAGGGAAACAGGTAAAGATCATCGAGCCTTGCGCGATTGATCCCTCGGCGGAGATTTCAAATTCCACGATTGGACCTCATGCTTCGATTGGCGCGAACTGCAAGATCGAGAACAGCACGATCGCTGAGAGCATCGTCGAGGCGGGATGCGAGATCAAAGACGCGGCGTTGAGTCGCTCGATGGTGGGCAGACAGGCTCAAGTCCGCGGAAGAGGCGATGGGCAAGTCGTCCAATTGAATGTCGGCGATAATAGTTACGTCGTTCTGTCGTAA
- a CDS encoding aminoglycoside phosphotransferase family protein, translating to MSTLIWHDPEWQQQAHAWIRSEAARNQLQLVGEIEQPHAVHWSTVMRVPTNRGMIFFKATASETVYEIALTQLLASLQPNVVPKLIAVDTTRGWMLMRDGGEQLRASTRPTQDVKAWEPVIIEYAKLQMGLAEHADAILALGVPDHRLAALPALYSQLLADTPSLMIDQEKGLTSAEFEQLQNLKPRFEQICADLAAYGIPESINHGDFHDGNILLKNGCITFFDWGDADVTHPFVSLRTWFVSMEIALNLDDWAPPTAEMSRLLEKYLEAWQAYGEKEALASAYRLSRPVASIVKTLAWHQGISRMDDSLRGEYAWIVPNLLQEFMVYEKMLD from the coding sequence ATGTCAACACTTATTTGGCACGACCCCGAATGGCAACAACAGGCACACGCTTGGATTCGATCGGAAGCCGCGCGCAATCAACTTCAACTCGTCGGCGAGATCGAACAACCTCATGCAGTGCACTGGTCAACGGTGATGCGTGTTCCAACAAATAGAGGCATGATCTTCTTTAAAGCAACCGCCTCTGAGACGGTCTATGAAATCGCGTTGACTCAATTGCTGGCGAGCCTTCAACCCAATGTCGTGCCTAAACTGATCGCAGTGGATACGACGCGCGGCTGGATGTTAATGCGCGATGGCGGCGAGCAATTGCGCGCATCCACTCGACCCACACAGGATGTGAAAGCGTGGGAGCCAGTCATCATCGAATATGCCAAATTGCAAATGGGGCTTGCTGAACATGCGGATGCAATTCTCGCGTTGGGAGTTCCCGATCATCGTCTCGCCGCGTTGCCCGCGTTATATTCGCAATTACTCGCGGATACTCCCAGTCTGATGATCGATCAGGAAAAGGGTCTCACCTCCGCTGAGTTCGAACAACTTCAAAACCTGAAACCGCGCTTCGAACAGATTTGTGCCGACCTCGCCGCGTATGGGATTCCAGAATCGATCAATCACGGCGACTTCCACGATGGCAACATCCTACTCAAGAACGGATGCATCACTTTCTTCGATTGGGGCGACGCCGACGTGACGCATCCTTTCGTCTCCCTCCGTACTTGGTTTGTCAGCATGGAGATCGCGCTCAACCTGGACGATTGGGCGCCGCCTACGGCGGAGATGTCGAGGCTGTTGGAAAAGTATCTCGAAGCGTGGCAGGCGTACGGGGAGAAAGAGGCGTTGGCATCCGCTTATCGGCTTTCACGCCCAGTCGCGTCCATCGTCAAGACTCTGGCATGGCATCAAGGCATCTCACGCATGGACGACTCCCTGCGCGGCGAATACGCATGGATCGTGCCGAATTTGTTGCAGGAGTTCATGGTGTATGAGAAGATGTTGGACTAA
- the mscL gene encoding large conductance mechanosensitive channel protein MscL — protein sequence MLKEFKDFVIRGNVIDLAIAVIIGGAFGKIVASLVGDVLMPVIGLLLGGVNFSELALTVGDAVVKYGAFIQSIIDFLVIAFVIFLFIRTMNRIKKPAPTAEATTKECPYCITTISIKAKRCPNCTSQL from the coding sequence ATGTTGAAAGAATTTAAAGACTTTGTGATACGCGGTAATGTGATCGACCTTGCCATTGCCGTGATCATCGGCGGCGCATTCGGCAAAATCGTCGCTTCGCTTGTGGGCGACGTTTTAATGCCGGTGATTGGGCTGTTACTCGGAGGCGTCAATTTCAGCGAATTGGCTCTCACTGTTGGTGACGCAGTCGTCAAGTATGGAGCGTTCATCCAATCCATCATTGATTTTCTTGTCATTGCCTTCGTCATTTTCCTTTTCATACGGACAATGAACCGAATAAAAAAGCCCGCCCCAACCGCGGAAGCTACCACCAAAGAATGCCCTTACTGTATCACCACGATTTCGATCAAAGCAAAGCGCTGTCCGAACTGTACGTCTCAATTGTAA
- a CDS encoding cold-shock protein: protein MSDRINGTVKWFNGTKGYGFIERESGPDVFVHFSAIQGEGFKNLQEGQKVEFTVEQGPKGPQAANVVVLG from the coding sequence ATGTCGGATCGTATCAACGGTACAGTCAAGTGGTTCAACGGGACCAAAGGGTACGGCTTCATCGAACGCGAAAGCGGGCCCGATGTTTTCGTGCACTTCTCCGCCATTCAAGGCGAGGGGTTCAAGAACCTGCAAGAGGGTCAGAAGGTCGAGTTCACTGTCGAACAGGGACCGAAGGGACCCCAAGCCGCGAACGTTGTCGTTTTAGGCTAA
- a CDS encoding aminotransferase class I/II-fold pyridoxal phosphate-dependent enzyme, which translates to MQEVTNVQRLSKRVAGLKPSGIRKFFDIAATMKDVISLGIGEPDFTTPKPILDAGIHSLQSGETHYTSNWGKMELRQAISDNLKRLYNIKYDPTNEIIATVGGSEALYLTFTAILNSGDEVIIPTPCFVSYQAEVIMAGGVAVEVPAREANNFCIDPDDIRKAITPRTKAIFIGYPSNPTGAVATREVMLEIAKMAEEFDLLVVTDELYDRLVYDFQHVCFPALDESLKNRTILINGFSKAYAMTGWRIGYACGPADLIQGLVRIHQYSIMSAPTTAQDAALAALQIGDPHVEEMRLEYDRRRRLLVAGLNRLGLSTFEPRGAFYAFPNIQASGMDDETFAEKLLREESVAVVPGNAFGPGGEGYARMCYATEYSKIEEALHRMEKFMNRYG; encoded by the coding sequence ATGCAGGAAGTAACGAATGTTCAACGTCTGTCGAAACGGGTGGCGGGACTGAAGCCTTCGGGCATTCGCAAATTTTTCGACATCGCCGCGACGATGAAAGATGTGATCTCGCTCGGCATCGGCGAACCCGACTTCACCACACCCAAACCGATCCTCGACGCGGGCATTCACTCCCTGCAAAGCGGCGAGACGCATTACACCTCGAACTGGGGCAAGATGGAATTGCGCCAGGCGATCTCCGATAATCTTAAACGTTTGTACAATATTAAATACGATCCGACGAACGAGATCATCGCGACGGTCGGCGGCTCGGAGGCGTTGTACCTCACGTTCACCGCGATCCTCAATTCTGGCGATGAGGTGATCATCCCCACGCCGTGTTTCGTTTCGTATCAAGCCGAAGTGATCATGGCGGGCGGCGTGGCTGTGGAAGTGCCTGCGCGCGAAGCGAATAATTTCTGCATTGACCCCGACGATATTCGCAAAGCGATCACGCCGCGCACAAAAGCGATCTTCATCGGTTATCCATCGAATCCCACAGGCGCGGTTGCTACACGCGAAGTGATGCTCGAGATCGCAAAGATGGCGGAAGAGTTTGATTTACTGGTCGTCACCGACGAACTCTATGACCGCCTCGTCTACGATTTTCAACACGTCTGCTTTCCCGCGCTGGATGAAAGCCTCAAGAATCGCACGATCCTCATCAACGGTTTTTCAAAAGCCTACGCGATGACGGGCTGGCGCATCGGCTATGCTTGCGGACCCGCGGACTTGATACAGGGTCTCGTGCGGATTCACCAGTACAGCATCATGTCTGCGCCGACGACCGCGCAAGACGCCGCGCTCGCCGCCCTTCAAATTGGCGACCCGCACGTGGAGGAGATGCGCCTCGAATATGACCGCCGCCGCAGACTCCTCGTGGCGGGACTCAACCGCCTCGGTCTCTCGACCTTCGAGCCGCGCGGCGCTTTCTACGCCTTTCCCAACATCCAAGCCTCTGGTATGGACGATGAAACGTTTGCCGAAAAATTATTGCGCGAAGAGTCAGTTGCAGTTGTGCCGGGCAATGCGTTCGGTCCGGGCGGCGAGGGGTATGCGCGCATGTGCTACGCCACCGAATACAGCAAGATCGAAGAGGCGCTGCATCGGATGGAAAAGTTTATGAATAGGTATGGGTAA